One Thomasclavelia spiroformis DSM 1552 DNA window includes the following coding sequences:
- a CDS encoding glucosaminidase domain-containing protein gives MQNIFKKILAVLIVITVCISNSYFLIDVSAKEKAASTLDDYKDKTEVGAILDTNQEITTMDENGNVHPLEETDVINRRQVMDAQPRISNSSVAVVNFRTKSSSSYNTEYTEVTTGRAGYTNGYYAADGAFLGYDNESNPTKVKFMQAGVVGWVNVNEVQVLEYTSSAVNTLSKYYVKNGRIYHGISTNLASSNYGSALDYGPKPSYLKEGVDYYSYDGHYFYEGSTYASYAKMLNDYRNNTRANSVNSSSPYYNYYEYLSHRSITAYSAVELNNAIASMVTASENSYGRTSKLRNMADAFIENQNKYGTNALLMIGVAANESAWGCSRIAAEKNNLFGHAAYDSDPGGSANGYSSVEYSIYYHSSQFISKGYLDPVTDGRYFGANLGDKGSGINVKYASDPYWGEKAAAVCWKIDSYLGSKDSYKYTIVIKDTINANHSVINIKSDAVSNSNTLYSTYPKSKTTTLKNQAPANYPFIILKNGEKNNYYKIQSDGAVNSNRTGIINMPSQAEYSFDKDYGYIPKSSVTVVSNGFNSSSSIAQNTENVTGQPTGKDSSEPTISYSANSQDIGWLEQVTEPNTAGTTGRSLDLYQIKISLANAVKSAKLSAKVYSDGKWLTYDKITADTEIGNADKALQIVNFNLSNQAGYRLQYRVHSADIGWQPWVNQGEDAGISGKNIQAIDFKLVRDGSVIITKPSIYYQAHISQDGWLDYVGDSEIAGNIEKSYALEAFKIGIDNISSNYQLNVKTYDKVNGWVNYDNVKGDTIIGSTGKSLSLQAINATLNNNDGYKLQYRTYLSNQGWSDWTNQGSVSGVTSGDNEIKAVMFRIIQDLSISSVTLNKQETTLVKGTTETLKATINPSDTTDSKALTWTTSNSKVATVDSNGKVTGISEGEATITVRTSNGKTASCEVTVIEQEPELVYQAHVADYGWLETVGDGETAGTTGKNKQMEAIKINLINNVYKGTVEYSAHVADYGWMAWTDNGNQAGTTGENKQMEAIKIKLTGELEEKYDIYYRVHAEELGWLDWTSNGKAAGTAGYCYQIEAIEIKLVEKGSRAPGATERAYVQKRYIKYASHVADYGWLSDVYDGSISGTIGKCKQMEAISISLENQPYGGNIEYRTHSADIGWQEFRSNGTVAGTVGRNKQMEAIEIKLTGEMEKEYDIYYRVHIADYGWLDWAKNGASAGSEGMSKRIEAIEIRIVQKGGSEPGNTVRPFIKK, from the coding sequence ATGCAAAATATCTTTAAAAAGATTTTAGCGGTATTAATTGTAATAACCGTATGTATTTCAAATAGTTATTTTTTGATAGATGTTTCAGCAAAAGAAAAAGCAGCATCTACTCTTGATGATTACAAAGATAAAACAGAAGTAGGAGCAATACTCGATACTAATCAAGAAATAACGACAATGGATGAAAATGGAAATGTTCATCCATTAGAAGAAACGGATGTTATAAATAGAAGACAAGTAATGGATGCTCAACCAAGAATTAGTAATTCATCTGTTGCGGTAGTAAATTTTAGAACTAAAAGTTCATCATCATATAATACCGAATATACAGAGGTTACTACTGGTAGAGCTGGGTATACAAATGGTTACTATGCAGCTGATGGAGCATTTTTAGGATATGATAATGAATCAAATCCAACAAAAGTAAAATTTATGCAGGCTGGTGTAGTTGGTTGGGTTAATGTTAATGAAGTTCAAGTTTTAGAATATACAAGCTCTGCAGTAAACACATTAAGTAAATATTACGTGAAAAATGGTAGAATATATCATGGTATTAGTACTAATCTAGCAAGTAGTAATTATGGATCAGCCTTAGATTATGGACCTAAACCATCGTATTTAAAAGAAGGTGTGGATTATTATAGCTACGATGGTCACTATTTTTATGAAGGAAGTACATATGCAAGCTATGCAAAAATGTTGAATGATTATCGTAATAATACTAGAGCTAATTCAGTGAATAGCTCTTCACCATACTATAATTATTATGAGTATCTTTCTCATCGAAGTATTACTGCTTATAGTGCAGTTGAGTTAAATAATGCTATAGCTTCAATGGTTACAGCATCAGAAAATAGTTATGGACGTACGTCAAAATTGAGAAATATGGCTGATGCCTTTATTGAAAATCAAAATAAATATGGAACTAATGCTTTACTTATGATTGGAGTAGCAGCAAATGAAAGTGCATGGGGTTGTAGTAGAATTGCAGCAGAAAAAAATAATTTATTTGGGCATGCAGCATATGATAGTGATCCTGGAGGAAGCGCAAATGGATATTCGTCTGTAGAATATAGCATTTATTATCATTCATCACAATTCATATCTAAAGGATATTTAGATCCTGTTACAGATGGTAGATATTTTGGAGCTAATTTAGGAGATAAAGGTAGTGGAATTAATGTTAAGTATGCTTCTGATCCTTATTGGGGAGAAAAAGCAGCAGCAGTATGTTGGAAAATAGATAGCTATTTAGGATCAAAAGATTCATATAAATATACAATTGTTATTAAAGATACGATCAATGCTAATCATAGCGTTATAAATATAAAAAGCGATGCAGTATCAAATTCAAATACACTTTATTCAACTTATCCCAAAAGTAAAACAACTACTTTAAAAAATCAAGCACCTGCTAATTATCCATTTATTATTTTAAAAAATGGAGAAAAAAATAATTATTATAAAATACAATCAGATGGTGCGGTAAATAGTAATCGTACAGGAATTATAAATATGCCTAGTCAGGCTGAATATTCTTTTGATAAAGATTATGGATATATTCCAAAATCAAGTGTAACAGTAGTAAGCAACGGTTTTAATTCTAGTTCATCAATAGCCCAAAATACTGAAAATGTTACTGGACAGCCAACAGGAAAAGATAGTAGTGAACCAACTATTTCATATAGTGCTAATAGTCAAGATATTGGTTGGTTAGAACAAGTAACGGAACCAAATACAGCAGGTACTACAGGAAGATCATTGGATTTATATCAAATTAAAATATCTTTAGCAAATGCTGTGAAATCGGCAAAACTATCAGCTAAAGTTTATAGTGATGGTAAATGGCTAACCTATGATAAAATTACCGCAGACACAGAAATTGGAAATGCTGATAAAGCATTACAAATTGTTAACTTTAATTTAAGTAATCAAGCTGGATATCGATTACAGTATCGAGTTCATAGTGCTGATATCGGTTGGCAACCATGGGTTAATCAAGGTGAAGATGCAGGAATAAGTGGAAAAAATATTCAAGCAATTGATTTTAAATTAGTAAGAGATGGTTCTGTAATAATTACAAAACCAAGTATTTATTATCAAGCTCATATAAGCCAAGACGGTTGGTTAGATTATGTAGGTGATAGTGAAATAGCTGGGAATATTGAAAAATCTTATGCACTAGAAGCTTTTAAAATTGGAATTGATAATATCAGCAGTAATTATCAATTGAATGTAAAAACATATGATAAAGTAAATGGTTGGGTAAATTATGATAATGTAAAAGGAGATACAATTATTGGTAGTACAGGTAAATCATTATCATTACAAGCAATCAATGCTACGTTAAATAATAATGATGGATACAAATTACAATATCGAACATATTTATCTAATCAAGGATGGTCAGATTGGACTAATCAGGGTTCAGTAAGTGGAGTTACATCAGGAGATAATGAAATAAAAGCAGTAATGTTTAGAATTATTCAAGATTTATCAATTTCTAGTGTAACATTGAACAAACAAGAAACAACACTTGTAAAAGGGACAACTGAAACACTAAAAGCAACGATCAATCCAAGTGATACAACAGACAGCAAAGCATTGACATGGACAACAAGCAACAGTAAAGTAGCAACAGTAGACAGTAATGGAAAAGTAACAGGAATATCAGAAGGAGAAGCTACAATTACAGTAAGAACAAGTAATGGAAAAACAGCAAGCTGTGAAGTAACGGTAATAGAACAAGAACCAGAATTGGTTTATCAGGCACATGTAGCTGATTATGGCTGGTTAGAAACAGTTGGTGATGGAGAAACAGCAGGAACAACTGGCAAAAACAAACAGATGGAAGCCATTAAGATAAATTTGATAAATAATGTATATAAAGGTACAGTGGAATACAGTGCACATGTAGCTGATTATGGCTGGATGGCATGGACAGATAATGGAAACCAGGCAGGAACAACTGGTGAAAACAAACAGATGGAAGCTATCAAAATTAAATTAACGGGTGAGCTTGAAGAGAAATATGATATATATTATCGAGTACATGCAGAGGAATTAGGATGGCTAGATTGGACATCAAATGGAAAAGCAGCAGGGACAGCAGGATATTGTTATCAGATTGAAGCAATTGAAATAAAATTGGTAGAAAAAGGAAGCAGGGCACCCGGAGCAACAGAAAGAGCATATGTGCAGAAAAGATATATAAAATATGCTTCGCATGTAGCTGATTATGGATGGCTATCAGATGTATATGATGGAAGTATTTCAGGAACAATAGGAAAATGCAAACAGATGGAAGCAATAAGCATTTCATTAGAAAATCAGCCATATGGAGGGAATATCGAATACCGAACACATAGTGCAGATATTGGATGGCAGGAATTTAGAAGCAATGGAACGGTTGCAGGAACAGTAGGAAGAAATAAGCAGATGGAAGCGATAGAAATCAAGCTTACAGGAGAAATGGAAAAAGAATATGACATCTACTATCGTGTACATATAGCCGATTATGGCTGGTTAGATTGGGCAAAAAATGGAGCAAGTGCCGGAAGTGAAGGAATGTCCAAAAGAATAGAGGCAATAGAAATAAGGATTGTTCAAAAAGGAGGAAGCGAGCCAGGGAATACAGTAAGACCGTTTATAAAAAAATAA